The following proteins come from a genomic window of Sphaerisporangium rubeum:
- a CDS encoding extracellular solute-binding protein, whose protein sequence is MNAEGLPRRAGRVAAASLLVAVVTACGGVGSAGGGGGTAGSSALTTMGFGLPDEIASVRVDRFKKAHPDVKLTINQGQFDEQAFLSAVAAGEPPDVVYLPRERLGGYAARGAIQPLDRCVAAEKIATGDFYPAARQQVTYDGKWYGVPEFYNSIILLVNDKAAEDAGVGPTSIDTSDWDGLAALGEKMNKVSGGKVERFGFFPKLPEFLPLWAKANGADILSQDGRTPHLDDPKVAEALGYAAGLVDRQGGWSRLKAFTDTFDYFGAENPFVKDQIGMMLTEQFLVSAMAGTTPDAKITVLPFKDRQGRPVNMIGGNAWVVPAGAKNPGAACRWIKTMTEADAWIAAARARQDKRAAEGKVNIGTFTGNARADQVIFSEIVKPSGHKPFDDAVATIRSVQEAGFVVPQSGAAAEFTRVWQDAATRVLQGAQKPADALRQAQAEAKRALDDAGN, encoded by the coding sequence GTGAACGCAGAGGGCTTACCGAGGCGTGCGGGCCGGGTCGCGGCGGCGTCGCTGCTCGTGGCGGTGGTCACGGCCTGCGGCGGCGTCGGCTCGGCCGGCGGAGGCGGCGGGACCGCGGGGTCCTCGGCGCTCACCACGATGGGGTTCGGGCTTCCCGACGAGATCGCGAGCGTCCGGGTGGACCGGTTCAAGAAGGCCCATCCGGACGTCAAGCTCACGATCAACCAGGGGCAGTTCGACGAGCAGGCGTTCCTGTCGGCCGTGGCGGCCGGCGAACCGCCGGACGTGGTGTACCTGCCGAGGGAACGGCTCGGCGGGTACGCGGCACGCGGCGCGATCCAGCCGCTCGACCGGTGCGTGGCCGCCGAGAAGATCGCCACCGGGGACTTCTACCCGGCGGCGCGGCAGCAGGTGACCTACGACGGCAAGTGGTACGGGGTGCCGGAGTTCTACAACTCCATCATCCTGCTGGTCAACGACAAGGCGGCCGAGGACGCCGGTGTCGGCCCCACGTCGATCGACACCTCCGACTGGGACGGGCTCGCCGCGCTCGGGGAGAAGATGAACAAGGTCTCCGGCGGGAAGGTCGAGCGGTTCGGCTTCTTCCCCAAGCTGCCGGAGTTCCTGCCGCTGTGGGCCAAGGCCAACGGTGCGGACATCCTCAGCCAGGACGGCCGTACCCCGCACCTCGACGACCCCAAGGTGGCCGAGGCGCTCGGGTACGCCGCGGGGCTGGTCGACAGGCAGGGGGGATGGAGCCGGTTGAAGGCGTTCACCGACACCTTCGACTACTTCGGGGCCGAGAACCCGTTCGTCAAGGACCAGATCGGCATGATGCTGACCGAGCAGTTCCTGGTCAGCGCGATGGCCGGCACGACGCCTGACGCGAAGATCACCGTGCTGCCGTTCAAGGACCGGCAGGGCCGGCCGGTGAACATGATCGGCGGGAACGCGTGGGTCGTCCCCGCCGGCGCGAAGAACCCCGGTGCGGCCTGTCGATGGATCAAGACGATGACCGAGGCGGACGCCTGGATCGCCGCGGCGCGCGCACGGCAGGACAAGCGGGCCGCCGAAGGCAAGGTCAACATCGGCACCTTCACCGGCAACGCGCGCGCCGACCAGGTGATCTTCAGCGAGATCGTCAAGCCGAGCGGCCACAAGCCGTTCGACGACGCCGTCGCCACGATCCGCTCGGTGCAGGAGGCCGGTTTCGTGGTGCCGCAGTCCGGTGCGGCGGCCGAGTTCACCCGCGTCTGGCAGGACGCCGCGACCCGGGTGCTCCAGGGTGCGCAGAAGCCGGCCGACGCGTTGCGGCAGGCCCAGGCCGAGGCCAAGCGCGCGCTCGACGACGCGGGGAACTGA
- a CDS encoding TIGR03557 family F420-dependent LLM class oxidoreductase gives MTTFGYFLSCEEHGPKELVRQAKMAERAGFEALWISDHYHPWLDEQGQSPFVWSVIGAIAEATSLPITTAVTCPLVRVHPAVVAQAAATSAVLTGGRFRLGVGTGEALNEHVIESRWPPTAERLEMLEEAVELMRELWSGKLVTHRGTHYQVDTARLYTLPDEPPPVYMSGFGENSVKLAGRIADGYITTGPSAELVELFHSSGGQGKPVQGGLKVCYADDAAQARKTVHRLWPTQGIKGEASQLLPLPRHFEQLAEMVTEEEATASTPCGPDPDVHVEAIKPYIDAGFDEVYISQIGQDQDAFFEFYSSTVLPRLR, from the coding sequence GTGACGACCTTCGGATACTTCCTCTCCTGTGAGGAGCACGGGCCCAAGGAACTGGTGCGTCAGGCCAAGATGGCCGAGCGCGCCGGGTTCGAGGCCCTGTGGATCTCCGACCACTACCATCCGTGGCTGGACGAACAGGGACAGAGCCCGTTCGTCTGGTCCGTGATCGGCGCGATCGCCGAGGCCACCTCACTGCCGATCACCACCGCCGTGACGTGTCCCCTGGTCCGCGTGCACCCGGCGGTCGTCGCGCAGGCCGCCGCGACCAGCGCCGTGCTGACCGGCGGCCGGTTCCGTCTCGGGGTCGGCACCGGCGAGGCGCTCAACGAGCACGTCATCGAGTCGCGCTGGCCCCCCACCGCCGAGCGTCTGGAGATGCTGGAGGAGGCCGTCGAGCTGATGCGCGAGCTGTGGTCCGGCAAGCTGGTGACGCACCGCGGCACGCACTACCAGGTGGACACCGCGCGGCTCTACACCCTTCCCGACGAGCCGCCGCCGGTGTACATGTCGGGCTTCGGGGAGAACTCGGTGAAGCTCGCCGGCCGCATCGCCGACGGGTACATCACCACCGGGCCGTCCGCCGAGCTGGTCGAGCTGTTCCACTCCTCCGGCGGCCAGGGAAAACCGGTACAGGGTGGACTCAAGGTCTGTTACGCCGACGACGCCGCGCAGGCACGCAAGACCGTGCACCGGCTGTGGCCCACGCAGGGCATCAAGGGAGAGGCGTCGCAGCTGCTGCCGCTGCCGCGTCACTTCGAGCAGCTCGCCGAGATGGTCACCGAGGAGGAGGCGACCGCCTCCACTCCGTGCGGCCCCGATCCGGACGTCCACGTCGAGGCGATCAAGCCGTACATCGACGCGGGGTTCGACGAGGTCTACATCAGCCAGATCGGCCAGGACCAGGACGCGTTCTTCGAGTTCTACTCCTCTACGGTGCTGCCGAGACTGCGGTGA
- a CDS encoding D-aminoacylase, which translates to MSAGLVVRGATVVDGTGAPAYRADVTVADGRIAAITREPGHAAGNRSVDATGLVLAPGFIDMHAHSDLALITEPDHLAKVAQGVTCEVLGQDGLSYAPVDDTTLDQLRRHLAGWNGDPEGFDWDWRSVAEYLDRLDRGGMAVNACYLVPQGSVRMLAMGWDAREPTAAELDAMRALVARGMEEGALGMSSGLTYTPGMYAGTAELVELCRVVAGYGGYYSPHHRSYGRGALAAYAEMVQVATTAGCPLHLAHATLNFPENAGRAGELLALLDAAMDDGADITLDTYPYLPAATMLSALLPSKACEGGPERIMERLRDPEEAERIRRVIEEDGSDGCHGVPVPWDAIRISGVREPALAHRVGRTVAELAAAEGRPPFEVFREQLVEDGLGTASVWFIGNEENVRAIMRHRAHTGGSDGLLAAAKPHPRSWGTFPRYLGHYVREEGVLGLEECVAHLTGRAARRLKLADRGLIRTGYHADLVLFDPAGVGDTATYDDPRRTPDGIPYVIVGGVRVIDEGRHTGALPGRALRRTAEGTR; encoded by the coding sequence GTGAGCGCCGGGCTGGTGGTGCGCGGCGCCACCGTCGTGGACGGCACCGGCGCGCCGGCGTACCGCGCGGACGTCACCGTGGCGGACGGCCGGATCGCCGCGATCACCCGGGAACCGGGACACGCGGCCGGGAACCGTTCCGTCGACGCCACGGGGCTGGTGCTCGCGCCGGGCTTCATCGACATGCACGCGCACTCCGACCTCGCGCTGATCACCGAGCCCGACCATCTCGCCAAGGTCGCGCAGGGGGTGACGTGCGAGGTGCTCGGCCAGGACGGGTTGTCGTACGCGCCGGTGGACGACACCACGCTCGACCAGCTCCGGCGGCACCTCGCTGGCTGGAACGGCGACCCCGAGGGCTTCGACTGGGACTGGCGGTCGGTCGCGGAGTACCTCGACCGGCTGGACCGCGGCGGCATGGCGGTCAACGCCTGCTACCTGGTGCCGCAGGGCTCGGTCCGCATGCTCGCCATGGGCTGGGACGCGCGCGAGCCGACGGCCGCCGAGCTCGACGCGATGCGCGCGCTGGTGGCGCGCGGCATGGAGGAAGGCGCGCTCGGCATGTCGAGCGGCCTCACCTACACCCCCGGCATGTACGCGGGGACCGCCGAGCTGGTGGAGCTGTGCCGGGTGGTCGCCGGGTACGGGGGCTACTACTCGCCGCACCACCGGTCCTACGGCAGGGGAGCGCTTGCGGCGTACGCCGAGATGGTCCAGGTCGCCACCACCGCCGGCTGTCCCCTGCACCTGGCGCACGCCACGCTGAACTTCCCCGAGAACGCCGGCCGGGCCGGTGAGCTGCTGGCCCTGCTGGACGCCGCCATGGACGACGGCGCCGACATCACCCTCGACACCTACCCCTACCTGCCGGCCGCGACCATGCTGTCCGCGCTGCTGCCGAGCAAGGCCTGCGAAGGCGGCCCCGAGCGCATCATGGAACGCCTGCGCGACCCCGAGGAGGCCGAGCGGATCCGCCGCGTGATCGAGGAGGACGGCTCGGACGGCTGCCACGGCGTGCCGGTGCCGTGGGACGCCATCAGGATCTCCGGGGTCCGCGAGCCCGCGCTCGCGCACCGCGTGGGCCGCACCGTCGCCGAGCTGGCCGCCGCCGAGGGCCGTCCCCCGTTCGAGGTGTTCCGCGAGCAACTCGTCGAGGACGGCCTCGGCACGGCCAGCGTGTGGTTCATCGGCAACGAGGAGAACGTCCGCGCGATCATGCGGCACCGCGCGCACACCGGTGGCAGCGACGGCCTGCTCGCCGCCGCCAAGCCGCATCCCCGCTCGTGGGGGACCTTCCCCCGCTATCTCGGTCATTACGTGCGCGAGGAAGGGGTGCTCGGCCTGGAGGAGTGCGTCGCGCACCTGACCGGCCGCGCGGCGAGGCGGCTCAAGCTGGCCGACCGCGGCCTGATCCGCACCGGATACCACGCCGACCTGGTGCTCTTCGACCCCGCCGGCGTCGGTGACACCGCGACGTACGACGACCCGCGCCGCACCCCCGACGGCATCCCGTACGTGATCGTCGGCGGTGTGCGGGTCATCGACGAGGGCCGCCACACCGGCGCGCTGCCGGGCCGCGCGCTGCGCCGCACCGCGGAGGGGACGCGCTAG
- a CDS encoding serine/threonine-protein kinase has translation MVIGDRYVLDDLPLGQGGMGAVYAGHDTHLDRRVAVKFLRFPGGHDEELSKRFMREARILARLEHAGAPVLYDFGTHEQRLFQVMQFIEGVTVADLVSEHGPLPVPWAAAIVAQACAVLSAAHTLSICHRDLKPTNLMLCPDGSVKVLDFGLAMLREADVAQFTRAGQIIGTPAYMSPEQIQRGLAEPRSDLYALGCVLHEMLTGRRLFSGPTEYAVFEKQVKERPEPVPGLPDGLNALLSGLLEKDPDDRPADAAALYDRLQPFAVDLPMLPGFLTPPSTPSPGRMYARIVGRVLP, from the coding sequence ATGGTCATCGGCGACCGCTACGTGCTCGACGACCTGCCTCTCGGCCAAGGCGGCATGGGTGCGGTCTACGCGGGCCACGACACCCACCTCGACCGCCGGGTCGCGGTCAAGTTCCTGCGCTTCCCCGGCGGCCACGACGAGGAGCTGTCCAAGCGCTTCATGCGTGAGGCCCGCATCCTCGCGCGCCTGGAGCACGCCGGGGCCCCGGTGCTGTACGACTTCGGCACCCACGAGCAGCGGCTCTTCCAGGTGATGCAGTTCATCGAGGGTGTCACTGTGGCCGACCTGGTGAGCGAGCACGGGCCGCTGCCTGTGCCATGGGCCGCGGCGATCGTCGCGCAGGCGTGCGCGGTGCTGTCGGCGGCGCACACGCTGTCCATCTGCCACCGCGACCTCAAGCCGACCAACCTGATGCTCTGTCCCGACGGCAGCGTCAAGGTGCTCGACTTCGGCCTCGCGATGCTGCGTGAGGCCGACGTGGCGCAGTTCACCCGGGCCGGTCAGATCATCGGCACCCCCGCCTACATGTCGCCGGAGCAGATCCAGCGCGGCCTGGCCGAGCCGCGCAGCGACCTGTACGCGCTCGGCTGCGTCCTGCACGAGATGCTCACCGGACGGCGGCTGTTCTCCGGGCCCACCGAGTACGCCGTCTTCGAGAAGCAGGTCAAGGAGCGGCCCGAGCCGGTCCCCGGCCTGCCTGACGGGCTGAACGCGCTGCTGTCCGGCCTGCTGGAGAAGGACCCGGACGATCGTCCCGCCGACGCCGCCGCGCTGTACGACCGCCTGCAGCCGTTCGCGGTGGACCTGCCGATGCTGCCGGGGTTCCTCACCCCGCCGTCGACACCGAGTCCCGGCCGCATGTACGCGCGCATCGTGGGACGCGTGCTCCCCTAG
- a CDS encoding N-6 DNA methylase yields the protein MGQQGDTTPMGHDATLNAGDIARLADVGRAAVSNWRRRHDDFPQPVGGTAASPLFSLPEIEEWLRRNGKSYELSLGDRVWQRLRAAADDLRLGEIVACAGAYLLYLHRDPAGAVRGPEPPARRAASATADLPAPIAWDLVDARLYRLLADLAAEQGPRAAFELLCERYTEAHSRRVPVTRPDVAALLVRLAAPEEGLKAGTVFDPACGAGALLLPAADNGFPVVGQEIGGTPALLTAVRLLLTGAEARVVAGDSLRQDAFPGLRAGAVVCDPPFNERAWGYEELTGDPRWEYGLPPRGEPELAWAQHCLAHARPGGLVAILMPAAAAGRRPGRRIRGNLLRAGALRAVVTLATGGPDLWLLRRPAPGERPPSAVLMMDASGDLAAVEQAWPAFRADPDAALPDGARAVRIIDLLDDEVDLTPARHLPRPYDDPALGFAAARERFREAAAALPGAVPDLAAHTPAGDLPGATVAELVRAGLVSVHQGPPRLATDGGDVPVLTAADLARGGTPTGRTPHDPNLIVLEPGDVVASLVDATARAVGEGGAVLGPQLHLYRVDHERMDADFLAGCLRFAGAARPSPAGASRMDARRLRVPRLPLPEQREYGKAFRELLELEDRLRETAALGESLVRLGFDGLAGGRLRPLA from the coding sequence ATGGGACAGCAGGGAGACACGACGCCGATGGGACACGACGCCACGCTGAACGCCGGTGACATCGCGCGGCTGGCCGACGTCGGCCGGGCCGCGGTGAGCAACTGGCGCCGCCGCCACGACGACTTCCCCCAGCCGGTCGGCGGCACCGCCGCCAGCCCGCTGTTCTCCCTGCCTGAGATCGAGGAGTGGCTGCGCCGCAACGGCAAGTCGTACGAACTGTCGCTCGGCGACCGCGTGTGGCAGCGGCTGCGCGCCGCCGCCGACGACCTGCGGCTCGGCGAGATCGTCGCCTGCGCAGGCGCCTACCTGCTGTACCTGCACCGCGACCCGGCCGGCGCGGTGCGCGGCCCCGAGCCGCCGGCCCGGCGCGCCGCGTCCGCCACCGCCGACCTGCCGGCGCCGATCGCGTGGGACCTGGTCGACGCCAGGCTGTACCGCCTGCTCGCCGACCTCGCCGCCGAGCAGGGGCCGAGGGCCGCGTTCGAGCTGCTCTGCGAGCGGTACACCGAGGCCCACTCCCGTCGCGTGCCGGTGACCCGGCCCGACGTGGCGGCGCTGCTGGTCCGCCTCGCGGCGCCTGAGGAAGGCCTCAAGGCGGGTACGGTGTTCGACCCCGCCTGCGGCGCCGGGGCCCTGCTGCTACCGGCCGCGGACAACGGTTTCCCGGTCGTGGGTCAGGAGATCGGCGGGACACCGGCGCTGCTCACCGCCGTACGGCTGCTGCTCACCGGGGCCGAGGCCCGGGTCGTCGCGGGGGACTCGCTGCGGCAGGACGCCTTCCCCGGCCTGCGTGCCGGCGCGGTCGTGTGCGACCCGCCGTTCAACGAGCGGGCCTGGGGATACGAGGAGCTGACCGGCGACCCCCGCTGGGAGTACGGGCTGCCGCCGCGCGGTGAGCCGGAGCTCGCCTGGGCCCAGCACTGCCTGGCGCACGCGCGGCCCGGCGGGCTGGTGGCGATCCTCATGCCGGCCGCCGCGGCGGGACGGCGTCCCGGCAGGCGGATCCGCGGCAACCTGCTGCGCGCCGGTGCTCTGCGCGCCGTCGTCACCCTGGCGACCGGCGGCCCCGACCTGTGGCTGCTGCGCCGGCCCGCGCCGGGGGAACGTCCGCCGTCCGCCGTGCTCATGATGGACGCGTCAGGCGACCTGGCGGCCGTCGAGCAGGCGTGGCCGGCGTTCCGCGCCGATCCCGACGCGGCCCTGCCGGACGGCGCGCGCGCCGTGCGCATCATCGACCTGCTCGACGACGAGGTGGACCTCACCCCGGCCCGTCACCTGCCGCGTCCCTACGACGACCCGGCCCTGGGGTTCGCCGCGGCGCGCGAGCGGTTCCGCGAGGCCGCCGCCGCGCTGCCCGGCGCCGTACCCGACCTCGCCGCGCACACGCCGGCCGGGGACCTGCCGGGAGCCACCGTCGCGGAACTGGTCAGAGCGGGCCTGGTCAGCGTGCACCAGGGGCCGCCGCGGCTCGCCACCGACGGCGGTGACGTGCCGGTGCTCACCGCCGCCGACCTCGCGCGCGGCGGCACGCCGACCGGCCGCACCCCGCACGACCCGAACCTGATCGTGCTGGAGCCCGGTGACGTGGTCGCCTCCCTCGTGGACGCCACCGCGCGCGCCGTCGGCGAAGGCGGCGCCGTGCTCGGCCCGCAGCTCCACCTGTACCGGGTGGACCACGAGCGCATGGACGCCGACTTCCTCGCCGGTTGCCTGCGCTTCGCCGGCGCGGCGCGTCCGTCGCCGGCCGGCGCGAGCCGCATGGACGCGCGGCGGCTGCGCGTCCCCCGCCTGCCGCTGCCGGAGCAACGCGAGTACGGCAAGGCGTTCCGCGAGCTGCTGGAGCTCGAGGACCGGCTGCGTGAGACGGCCGCGCTCGGCGAGAGCCTCGTGCGGCTAGGCTTTGACGGCCTGGCCGGTGGCCGTCTGCGGCCCCTCGCCTGA
- a CDS encoding PP2C family protein-serine/threonine phosphatase: MSNNVSLTLRYASRTDIGLRRQRNEDAVYAGPRLLAVADGMGGHSHGEVASATVIAALSSLDSDPPGDDPLGSLESAITAAGHRLKDMAARDPKLAGMGTTLTAMLWDAGRIALAHIGDSRAYMLRGGYLYQITRDHTLVQSLVDDGQMTPEQAAAHPRRSLLMRALGGSGSVEPDLSLREAEAGDRYLICSDGLSGVVGPKELHEILTAAGDLGEAAERLVELARQGGGPDNITCVVAEVLAEG, from the coding sequence ATGTCAAACAACGTGTCGCTGACGCTGCGGTACGCCTCCCGCACCGACATCGGCCTGCGCCGCCAGCGGAACGAGGACGCGGTGTACGCCGGCCCTCGACTGCTGGCGGTCGCCGACGGCATGGGGGGCCACAGCCACGGCGAGGTGGCGAGCGCCACCGTCATCGCCGCGCTGTCCTCACTCGACAGCGATCCACCTGGTGACGACCCGCTCGGATCGCTCGAGTCGGCGATCACCGCCGCGGGTCATCGCCTGAAGGATATGGCCGCGCGCGACCCGAAGCTGGCAGGAATGGGTACGACGCTCACGGCGATGTTGTGGGACGCCGGCCGCATCGCGCTCGCGCACATCGGGGACTCGCGCGCGTACATGCTGCGCGGCGGCTATCTGTACCAGATCACCCGCGACCACACCCTGGTGCAGTCGCTGGTCGACGACGGTCAGATGACCCCCGAGCAGGCCGCGGCGCACCCGCGCCGCTCGCTGCTGATGCGCGCGCTCGGCGGCAGCGGCTCGGTGGAGCCCGACCTGTCGCTGCGCGAGGCCGAGGCCGGCGACCGCTACCTGATCTGCTCCGACGGCCTCAGCGGAGTCGTCGGCCCGAAGGAACTGCACGAGATCCTCACCGCCGCCGGCGACCTCGGTGAGGCCGCGGAACGCCTCGTCGAGCTGGCCCGCCAGGGCGGCGGCCCCGACAACATCACCTGCGTGGTGGCCGAGGTGCTCGCCGAAGGCTGA
- a CDS encoding phosphatase PAP2 family protein, translated as MSSSAPPSATANQARARLGPRLALASAAAFLVAVPFTLLLILVQTSFPPLHRLDQGVAETLHAWALEHPGWVTVLDLWTDVFSPEAWRVAVVLAVAWLAYRRRWRLAAWAVTTITVGGLLGLGLKWAVDRARPHLPDPVAVAPGASFPSGHALNAALGAGVLILLVLPYVSKRAGALLWCAGAVIVAGVAYTRVALAVHWVSDVVAGVIFGAAVVIATTAAFETWRRDIGLRPAEPHIEGVEPETGPADRPEGNPQ; from the coding sequence ATGTCCAGTTCCGCGCCACCGTCGGCGACGGCGAACCAGGCCCGCGCGCGGCTCGGGCCCCGGCTCGCGCTGGCGTCCGCCGCGGCCTTCCTCGTCGCCGTCCCGTTCACCCTGCTGCTGATCCTCGTGCAGACGTCGTTCCCGCCGCTCCACCGGCTGGACCAGGGAGTGGCCGAGACGCTGCACGCCTGGGCACTGGAGCACCCCGGCTGGGTCACGGTGCTCGACCTGTGGACCGACGTTTTCTCCCCGGAGGCGTGGCGGGTGGCCGTCGTGCTCGCCGTGGCGTGGCTGGCGTACCGCAGGAGATGGCGGCTGGCGGCGTGGGCCGTCACCACGATCACCGTCGGCGGACTGCTCGGGCTCGGACTGAAGTGGGCCGTCGACCGCGCACGGCCGCACCTGCCGGACCCCGTCGCGGTGGCACCCGGCGCGTCGTTCCCCTCGGGACACGCGCTGAACGCCGCACTCGGCGCGGGGGTGCTGATCCTGCTGGTCCTGCCGTACGTCAGCAAGCGCGCGGGGGCCCTGCTGTGGTGCGCGGGTGCGGTGATCGTGGCAGGAGTGGCGTACACACGTGTGGCGCTCGCCGTGCACTGGGTCAGTGACGTCGTGGCCGGCGTGATCTTCGGCGCCGCGGTGGTCATCGCGACCACCGCCGCCTTCGAGACCTGGCGAAGAGATATCGGGCTCAGGCCGGCCGAACCCCACATCGAGGGTGTCGAGCCGGAGACAGGCCCGGCGGATCGACCGGAAGGAAACCCCCAATGA
- a CDS encoding phosphatase PAP2 family protein, with amino-acid sequence MKAESDERRWPAVAAWAARLLLLPLVVLSAVTLGVGWLITRPLHAAIAGEMDVSRDLAEDRTPLFNTITHIGSTLADTPVIVALTAVTAIVFRLVFHRWRESIFLVVAVWSQNLVFLLATVFVERQRPEVRHLDPAPPTSSFPSGHTSAAVGFYCGVALVLVLHTHRHTILKVLWWALGLGVPLFVAASRLYRGMHHLTDVSWGLVLGLVCVAVAGHALLGVPALMSRSAREARLSSGTPPRWSTSP; translated from the coding sequence ATGAAGGCAGAGAGTGACGAGCGGCGATGGCCCGCGGTCGCGGCGTGGGCGGCGCGTCTGCTGCTTTTACCGCTGGTGGTGCTGTCGGCGGTCACCCTCGGGGTCGGCTGGCTGATCACCCGGCCGTTGCACGCGGCCATCGCCGGTGAGATGGACGTCAGCAGGGACCTCGCGGAGGACCGCACGCCGCTGTTCAACACCATCACCCACATCGGCTCCACACTGGCCGACACCCCGGTGATCGTCGCGTTGACCGCCGTCACGGCCATCGTGTTCCGTCTGGTCTTCCACCGCTGGCGTGAGTCGATCTTCCTGGTGGTGGCGGTCTGGTCGCAGAACCTCGTCTTCCTGCTCGCCACGGTGTTCGTGGAACGCCAGCGTCCGGAGGTGCGTCACCTGGACCCGGCCCCGCCGACGTCGAGCTTCCCCTCAGGACACACCAGTGCGGCCGTCGGCTTCTACTGCGGTGTGGCCCTGGTGCTCGTGCTGCACACCCACCGCCACACGATACTCAAGGTCCTGTGGTGGGCCCTCGGCCTCGGTGTGCCGCTGTTCGTCGCCGCCTCGCGCCTGTACCGAGGCATGCACCACCTCACCGACGTGAGCTGGGGGCTGGTGCTCGGCCTCGTCTGTGTGGCCGTCGCCGGTCACGCGCTGCTCGGGGTGCCGGCACTCATGTCACGTTCGGCACGCGAGGCCCGATTGTCTTCCGGGACGCCTCCACGCTGGAGCACCTCACCCTGA
- a CDS encoding response regulator — MTKILVVDDEPRLLRELRVNLVARRYDVEVTRDGGTALRQAAAWHPDVVVLDLGLPDIDGVEVIHGLRGWTKIPIIVLSGRGGADVVDALDAGADDYVTKPFGIDELLARIRAATRGDVVHESELTEIPVGDHLVDLVHLTVSDGIRLTPTEWHLLAILLRNPGRLISQRRLLTEVWGPGHVKETNYLRQYMAQLRRKLETDPARPRHLLTEAGIGYRFQP, encoded by the coding sequence ATGACCAAGATCCTCGTCGTGGACGACGAGCCGCGGCTCCTGCGCGAGCTCCGCGTGAACCTTGTCGCACGGCGCTACGACGTCGAAGTGACCCGGGACGGCGGCACGGCCCTGCGCCAGGCCGCCGCCTGGCACCCCGACGTCGTGGTGCTGGACCTCGGATTACCTGACATCGACGGTGTCGAGGTGATCCACGGCCTGCGCGGCTGGACCAAGATCCCGATCATCGTGCTGTCCGGCCGCGGCGGGGCCGACGTGGTGGACGCGCTCGACGCCGGGGCCGACGACTACGTCACCAAGCCGTTCGGCATCGACGAGCTGCTGGCCCGCATCCGTGCCGCGACCCGCGGGGACGTGGTCCACGAGTCCGAGCTGACCGAGATACCGGTGGGTGACCACTTGGTGGACCTGGTGCACCTGACCGTCTCCGACGGCATCAGGCTGACCCCCACCGAGTGGCACCTGCTGGCGATACTGCTGCGCAACCCCGGCAGGCTGATCAGCCAGCGGCGGCTGCTCACCGAGGTCTGGGGCCCCGGCCACGTCAAGGAGACCAACTACCTGCGTCAGTACATGGCGCAGCTCCGCCGCAAGCTGGAGACCGACCCGGCCAGGCCGCGGCACCTGCTCACCGAGGCCGGCATCGGGTACCGCTTCCAGCCGTGA